The genomic segment GTGCCGATTGGCGCCTTGAATCCCGGAAATCCTACGGATGAAGTGGCGGCGGTACGTTTTGGAACCAAGTGGGCGAATGGCGGCGGGCTTTCGCTCTCTCAAGTCATTTATGATCCCACGATCAAAGGTGCGCGTGAATTGGCCGAATTGAACGGGCAACTCACGGAGGCGCAGAAGGCGCAGCGTGCAGAGGCGATTGCCCTCGCGGTCGCGCAAGCCTACTATGCCTTGCTGATTTCGGAGGCCGAAGTTGGCTACGCCCAAAGCGACAGCCTTGTGGTCGCGGCAAAAATCAATGATTTGCGTCAACGCCTTGGAGAGGGTCGTGCCCTGCCGACAGACTTGGAAGCCGCCGAACTCGACAGCGCTTCGGCCCGCCTGAAAATGGCCGACATTCGCCGGAATGCAGCAGATTGGCGCGCGCAATTGGCCTATCAAATGGGAATTGGAGCTGAAAATGGCGGTTCGATTGTCGTTGCCGAAAATCTAAATTCGATCCTGGGTATGCGCACTGCAGCATTGGAAACCCAAATTGAAAATCCAGTTCCCAGTCCGGCCACGAAGTTGCTCGACTTGCAGATGCAACAAACGACGCAGCTCCGTGCCAACGAAAAGGCGGGCTACAAGCCCAGCATTTTCTTGAATGGCTACTTGGGTGCCAATCATTTTTCAGATGCATTCGACCCTTGGAATGGCGACAAATGGTTTCCGACAAGTTATGTAGGATTGAGCTTGAATGTTCCATTGACGGAGGGATTCATTCGGCAGCAGCGCATCCAACGACTCGATGCAAACATCCAAGCAGACCAAATGGATCGTGCGGCAAGCCACAACCAAACGGAATTGGAATTCGAAAGGGCAAAAATTGCTTTGCAAAGCGCCAAAGAGGCATTGTTGATGCAGCAGCAGATGCAGGAGCTCGCGCAGAAGCGCCTGGAACTTGCCCAAGCACGCTTGAGTGCGGACCGCGGCCTGGCCACAGAGGTTGTACAAGCCGAAAACCAAGTGCAAAGCGCACGTTTCCAATCCCTTCGCCGTGCCTACGACGTCTTGATGGCCGACTTGGAAATGCGGAGAGTTTGCGGATTGCTGAAGT from the Bacteroidota bacterium genome contains:
- a CDS encoding TolC family protein; protein product: MKTAYFQIRHEDTKARRKANCSLCLRVFVAFISVVLSSNGSLNAQSTPLTLADAVQKGLQNRMEMRAFEQRAQMTEHELKANQLRYIPQVSAGVNMQYNAILATSIVPIGALNPGNPTDEVAAVRFGTKWANGGGLSLSQVIYDPTIKGARELAELNGQLTEAQKAQRAEAIALAVAQAYYALLISEAEVGYAQSDSLVVAAKINDLRQRLGEGRALPTDLEAAELDSASARLKMADIRRNAADWRAQLAYQMGIGAENGGSIVVAENLNSILGMRTAALETQIENPVPSPATKLLDLQMQQTTQLRANEKAGYKPSIFLNGYLGANHFSDAFDPWNGDKWFPTSYVGLSLNVPLTEGFIRQQRIQRLDANIQADQMDRAASHNQTELEFERAKIALQSAKEALLMQQQMQELAQKRLELAQARLSADRGLATEVVQAENQVQSARFQSLRRAYDVLMADLEMRRVCGLLKF